A DNA window from Natronosalvus rutilus contains the following coding sequences:
- a CDS encoding VOC family protein, protein MFTKIHHIAFVVADIEDAMQRFEDNYDMTLVNRDEVTGAFSMDVALYNAGDNIVELIEPLGDSGWTYDVLQEQGEGWFHIAFEVDDIRESMKELESRGIRVKDDEPQEGYDWEVVTLDERDTIVPMQIVEEYN, encoded by the coding sequence ATGTTCACCAAGATTCACCACATCGCGTTCGTCGTCGCAGACATCGAAGATGCAATGCAACGGTTCGAAGACAACTACGATATGACGCTCGTTAACCGCGACGAGGTCACCGGCGCGTTCTCGATGGACGTCGCGCTCTACAACGCTGGCGACAACATCGTCGAACTCATCGAACCCCTCGGCGACTCTGGCTGGACGTACGACGTCCTCCAGGAGCAGGGGGAGGGCTGGTTCCACATCGCGTTCGAGGTCGACGACATCCGCGAGAGCATGAAGGAACTGGAGTCCCGCGGCATCCGAGTGAAGGACGACGAACCCCAGGAGGGCTACGACTGGGAGGTCGTCACGCTCGACGAACGAGACACCATCGTTCCGATGCAGATCGTCGAAGAGTACAACTAA
- a CDS encoding alcohol dehydrogenase catalytic domain-containing protein — translation MRAAAYTSLGESGTIEAIDLEDPDPEPGSVVVRVEACSVNHRDLWNLEGAQGVGESDLPYVGGSDVAGVVEAVGDGVNDISTGDRVVLNPVKSCGKCRFCRDGPENQCENFGIYDGGFGELAAVDSTRLEHVPNSVDLVDAAAIPIAYMTAYHMIRRANVEPGDLVFVPGATGGVGVAAIQLLDVIGARSIATSTSAEKLDRLTALGTDHTIQSADVEELREGVEAIGAPDVTLNHLGGKYTAVGLEVLDRAGKMVICGRTVSRRSDIDIRDLYWDHKRVIGSTMGTQADLARLVELLADGQLEPEVGETYALEDTIEAFEAIGDRSAFGKQIVEPQE, via the coding sequence ATGCGAGCCGCAGCATACACGTCGCTTGGAGAGTCGGGTACGATTGAGGCTATAGATCTCGAGGACCCCGACCCGGAACCGGGATCGGTGGTCGTGCGAGTCGAAGCGTGTAGCGTCAATCACCGTGACCTCTGGAATCTTGAGGGAGCCCAGGGGGTCGGCGAATCCGACCTGCCGTACGTCGGCGGGTCCGACGTCGCTGGCGTCGTTGAAGCGGTCGGCGACGGTGTCAACGATATCTCGACCGGCGACCGCGTGGTCCTCAACCCCGTGAAGTCGTGCGGGAAGTGCCGCTTCTGCCGGGACGGCCCCGAGAATCAGTGTGAGAACTTCGGTATCTACGACGGCGGGTTCGGTGAGCTAGCGGCGGTCGACTCGACGCGACTCGAGCATGTCCCCAACAGCGTCGACCTCGTGGACGCCGCTGCCATCCCGATCGCGTACATGACCGCGTACCACATGATCCGGCGGGCCAACGTCGAACCTGGCGACCTCGTGTTCGTCCCTGGCGCGACTGGCGGTGTCGGCGTCGCCGCGATCCAGTTGCTCGACGTCATCGGCGCACGCTCGATCGCGACGTCGACGAGCGCGGAGAAGCTTGACCGCCTCACGGCGCTCGGCACGGACCACACGATTCAGTCGGCCGACGTCGAGGAACTCCGCGAGGGCGTCGAGGCCATCGGTGCGCCGGACGTCACTCTCAACCACCTGGGCGGCAAGTACACCGCGGTCGGCCTCGAGGTACTCGACCGCGCCGGGAAGATGGTCATCTGTGGGCGCACCGTCTCGCGGCGCTCGGATATCGACATCCGTGACCTCTACTGGGACCACAAGCGCGTCATTGGAAGCACGATGGGGACGCAGGCTGATCTCGCGCGCCTCGTCGAACTGCTCGCGGACGGCCAGCTTGAGCCCGAGGTCGGTGAGACGTACGCACTCGAGGACACCATCGAGGCGTTCGAGGCCATCGGGGACCGGTCGGCATTCGGGAAGCAGATCGTCGAGCCCCAGGAGTGA
- a CDS encoding aldehyde dehydrogenase produces the protein MSEETTEQSGAPLTKYDLFVDGAFQGSTGSERITVTSPYDDDAWATVPDGAEADIDAAVGAARDAFEREWRDTPPSDRARILHEIADVLEAYDAELGELETRQNGKLLREMKPQMTAAAEWYRYYASQCRTLEGRTIPVENKDGEVLNYTQREPLGVVGAITPWNSPLLLLTWKLAPALAAGNVFVHKPSEQTPVSALRFAELLAEETSLPDGAYNVVTGRGESAGTALTNHDDVDKLSFTGSTAVGRQIASTAGENLTPVSLELGGKNPNVIFPDADLEDALNGIVKGIFAATGQTCVAGSRALVHEDVYDEVVSGLVDRAASVELGDPLEESTQMGPLAFRDQFERVKGYVDLAVEEGATVAYGGEQPAHQPGASFIEPTVLTDVENDMRVVQEEIFGPVLAVIPFSSEEEAVAIANDTDYGLAAGVWTNSVARAHRVAGDLEAGTVWVNEYRMVSYASPFGGYKDSGIGREMGEEGLEEYMQTKSIWIDLSEEVSDPFKLG, from the coding sequence ATGTCCGAGGAAACCACCGAGCAATCAGGAGCGCCGCTCACGAAGTACGACCTCTTCGTCGACGGAGCCTTCCAGGGGTCGACGGGCAGCGAACGCATCACGGTCACGTCGCCGTACGACGACGACGCGTGGGCGACGGTGCCGGACGGGGCCGAGGCGGACATCGACGCCGCGGTCGGGGCCGCGCGCGACGCGTTCGAGCGCGAGTGGCGCGACACCCCCCCGAGCGACCGGGCCCGCATCCTCCACGAGATCGCGGACGTACTCGAAGCGTACGACGCGGAACTCGGCGAACTGGAGACCCGACAGAACGGGAAGCTCCTCCGAGAGATGAAGCCCCAGATGACCGCGGCCGCGGAGTGGTACCGCTACTACGCGAGCCAGTGCCGGACGCTCGAAGGCCGGACGATACCCGTCGAGAACAAGGACGGCGAGGTCCTGAACTACACGCAGCGCGAACCGCTCGGTGTCGTCGGCGCCATCACGCCCTGGAACTCGCCGCTGTTGCTGCTCACGTGGAAGCTCGCGCCCGCGCTCGCTGCGGGGAACGTGTTCGTCCACAAGCCCAGCGAGCAGACGCCCGTCAGCGCCCTCCGGTTCGCTGAACTGCTCGCCGAGGAGACGTCGCTCCCCGACGGCGCGTACAACGTCGTCACGGGACGCGGGGAGAGCGCTGGGACCGCGCTGACGAACCACGACGACGTCGACAAGCTGTCGTTCACCGGGAGCACGGCCGTCGGCCGACAGATCGCGAGCACCGCGGGCGAGAACCTCACGCCGGTGTCGCTGGAGCTCGGCGGGAAGAACCCGAACGTCATCTTTCCGGACGCCGACCTTGAGGACGCGCTGAACGGTATCGTGAAAGGCATCTTTGCGGCGACCGGCCAGACGTGCGTCGCCGGCTCGCGCGCGCTCGTCCACGAGGACGTCTACGACGAGGTCGTCAGCGGGCTCGTCGACCGTGCGGCGTCGGTCGAACTCGGCGATCCCCTGGAGGAATCGACGCAGATGGGGCCGCTCGCGTTCAGGGATCAGTTCGAGCGAGTGAAGGGCTACGTCGACCTCGCTGTCGAGGAGGGCGCGACCGTCGCGTACGGCGGCGAGCAACCCGCCCACCAGCCGGGGGCGTCCTTCATCGAGCCGACCGTCCTCACCGACGTCGAGAACGACATGCGGGTCGTCCAGGAGGAGATCTTCGGGCCAGTCCTCGCGGTCATTCCATTTTCCTCGGAGGAGGAGGCGGTAGCGATTGCGAACGACACGGACTATGGGCTCGCGGCCGGCGTCTGGACGAACTCGGTCGCCAGAGCTCACCGCGTCGCCGGCGATCTCGAGGCGGGCACCGTCTGGGTGAACGAGTACCGGATGGTCTCGTACGCGTCGCCGTTTGGCGGGTACAAGGACAGTGGTATCGGCCGCGAGATGGGTGAAGAAGGCCTAGAGGAGTACATGCAGACCAAGAGCATCTGGATCGACCTCTCCGAGGAGGTCTCGGATCCATTCAAGCTTGGGTGA
- a CDS encoding VOC family protein, with protein sequence MFEGVHHVGQIVDDIEETKAFYEDVLGGTVTSTGSVDGKVDVAFVELPEFRTELICRHERGTYLDDLLDELVEKSESHVALVVDDIAAAMATFEDAGYSMYDDEPVDGLGPYVRAFVEPSEVPGMPIELVEERSED encoded by the coding sequence ATGTTCGAGGGCGTACACCACGTCGGACAGATAGTGGACGACATCGAGGAGACGAAGGCGTTCTACGAGGACGTGCTCGGCGGCACCGTCACGAGCACGGGGAGTGTCGACGGCAAGGTCGACGTCGCGTTCGTGGAGCTTCCTGAGTTCCGGACCGAATTGATCTGTCGACACGAACGTGGGACGTACCTCGACGACCTCCTCGACGAGCTCGTCGAGAAGTCCGAGTCCCACGTCGCGCTCGTCGTCGACGACATCGCCGCCGCGATGGCGACGTTCGAGGACGCCGGCTACTCGATGTACGACGATGAACCCGTGGACGGCCTCGGCCCGTACGTGCGCGCGTTTGTCGAACCGAGCGAGGTCCCCGGGATGCCCATCGAGCTCGTCGAGGAACGCTCCGAGGATTGA
- a CDS encoding cupin domain-containing protein yields the protein MDLVTGDPSEEVEVKPGVYLSQLAAGNEMSIQHVRIEPDGRVPEHSHHYEQLGFVYQGEQTFILEDGEEVTAGPGESYWLKSHEVHAAENQGDEEMLAIDVFSPPRHSPDWAED from the coding sequence ATGGACCTAGTAACTGGCGATCCGTCCGAAGAAGTCGAGGTCAAGCCCGGTGTGTACCTGTCGCAGCTCGCCGCCGGGAATGAGATGAGCATTCAGCACGTCCGCATCGAACCCGATGGCCGCGTGCCCGAGCACAGCCACCACTACGAGCAACTCGGGTTCGTCTACCAGGGCGAGCAGACGTTCATCCTTGAGGACGGCGAGGAAGTCACTGCGGGCCCCGGGGAGTCCTACTGGCTGAAGAGCCATGAGGTCCACGCCGCGGAGAACCAGGGCGACGAGGAGATGCTCGCCATCGACGTGTTCAGTCCGCCGCGGCACTCGCCGGACTGGGCCGAGGACTGA
- a CDS encoding 3-hydroxyacyl-CoA dehydrogenase family protein, whose translation MADRPTVAVVGAGIMGNGLATHFTLKGCDVVLIDHRQSNLDEAGARILDAVEFLRDATGIDANPDDVLSSIELTLDQDAGVADADIVLESVSENLDIKHKLFEAVAAAAPDDAVLASNTSSIQITNIADAVPDAADRVVGCHWWNPPYLMPLVEIVRGEETSDETVDRAVSFVESVDRNPIVVNRDVPGFVWNRIQFAVLREAMHIVDEGIASIEDVDAAVRDGYALRTAVVGPFETVDLSGLDLFRDISNDLYPHLNTDEEASNLFDEYIDAGRNGVEDGAGFYEYDRPPQEVLEDRDRTILALREARGDSSADTQDN comes from the coding sequence ATGGCTGACAGACCGACCGTCGCCGTCGTCGGCGCCGGTATCATGGGGAACGGCTTAGCGACACACTTCACGCTCAAGGGCTGCGATGTCGTCCTCATCGACCACCGCCAGTCGAACCTCGACGAGGCGGGCGCCAGGATTCTCGACGCCGTTGAATTCCTCCGTGACGCCACTGGCATCGACGCGAACCCCGACGACGTACTGTCATCGATCGAGTTGACGCTCGACCAGGACGCCGGCGTCGCCGACGCGGACATCGTCCTCGAGAGCGTCTCCGAGAACCTCGATATCAAACACAAGCTGTTCGAGGCGGTCGCCGCGGCTGCCCCAGACGACGCGGTGTTGGCGTCGAACACGTCCAGCATCCAGATCACGAACATCGCCGATGCGGTGCCTGACGCGGCGGACCGCGTCGTCGGCTGTCACTGGTGGAACCCACCGTACCTGATGCCGCTCGTCGAGATCGTCCGCGGCGAGGAGACGTCCGACGAAACCGTCGACCGCGCCGTCTCATTCGTCGAGTCCGTCGACCGGAACCCAATCGTCGTGAACCGCGACGTCCCCGGGTTCGTCTGGAACCGCATCCAGTTTGCGGTGCTGCGCGAGGCCATGCACATCGTCGACGAAGGCATCGCGTCCATCGAGGACGTCGATGCCGCCGTCCGCGACGGTTACGCGCTCCGGACGGCCGTCGTTGGCCCGTTCGAGACTGTCGACCTCAGTGGCCTCGACCTGTTCCGGGACATCTCGAACGACCTGTACCCGCACCTCAACACCGACGAGGAGGCGAGCAACCTCTTCGACGAGTACATCGACGCCGGACGGAACGGCGTCGAAGACGGCGCTGGGTTCTACGAATACGACCGGCCACCGCAAGAAGTGCTGGAGGACCGAGACCGCACCATCCTGGCGCTACGCGAGGCTCGCGGTGACTCGTCGGCCGACACCCAGGATAACTGA